From Cellulomonas oligotrophica, a single genomic window includes:
- a CDS encoding TadE/TadG family type IV pilus assembly protein — MVDFVLVGGLLVVMFVAVVQLALVQHVRNTCIDAAAEGARYAAQVGRDPSDGAARTVELLRQSLAPSYAQDVTARQVDAGGLALVEVTVRAPVPLVGLLGPGGVLELQGHAPVEGP, encoded by the coding sequence ATCGTCGACTTCGTGCTCGTCGGCGGGCTGCTCGTGGTGATGTTCGTGGCGGTGGTGCAGCTCGCGCTCGTGCAGCACGTGCGCAACACCTGCATCGACGCCGCGGCGGAGGGCGCCCGGTACGCCGCGCAGGTGGGACGTGACCCGTCCGACGGTGCCGCGCGGACCGTCGAGCTGCTGCGCCAGTCGCTGGCACCGTCGTACGCGCAGGACGTCACCGCCCGGCAGGTCGACGCCGGTGGTCTCGCGCTGGTCGAGGTCACGGTCCGCGCGCCGGTGCCGCTGGTGGGGCTGCTCGGACCGGGCGGCGTGCTCGAGCTGCAGGGTCACGCACCCGTGGAGGGCCCGTGA